One Drosophila subobscura isolate 14011-0131.10 chromosome U, UCBerk_Dsub_1.0, whole genome shotgun sequence DNA window includes the following coding sequences:
- the LOC117902487 gene encoding uncharacterized protein LOC117902487 translates to MRQYLLLFGALLSLLASAYAIKCYACESVYEASCGENFEVENHFRYDCAFIAPPRFLENDLLSVNATACLKRVFKENGVRKIVRGCYFGDVNATDVWCRMDPTLTAVKNTSCHVCDNENYCNGAEAMRVNHAETWQMISLIVFLLAAQVP, encoded by the exons ATGCGGCAATATTTACTTCTGTTTGGCGCGCTCCTCTCGCTGCTGGCCTCAG CTTACGCCATCAAGTGCTATGCCTGCGAGTCTGTCTACGAGGCGAGCTGCGGCGAGAACTTTGAAGTCGAGAATCATTTCAGATACGATTGCGCCTTCATTGCGCCGCCCCGGTTCCTGGAGAACGATCTGCTCAGCGTGAATGCCACAGCCTGTCTGAAGCGGGTCTTCAAGG AGAACGGTGTACGCAAAATAGTGCGTGGCTGCTACTTTGGCGATGTGAATGCCACAGATGTCTGGTGCCGCATGGATCCCACTTTGACGGCGGTGAAGAACACGAGCTGTCATGTGTGCGACAACGAGAACTACTGCAACGGCGCGGAGGCCATGCGGGTTAATCATGCGGAGACGTGGCAAATGATATCACTAATTGTGTTCCTCTTGGCAGCACAAGTGCCCTGA
- the LOC117902486 gene encoding uncharacterized protein LOC117902486 isoform X2, producing the protein MRLFVSSSLWLLVTLVSTALAITCFECDSVNDAGCGEIFSGDDIAKTDCNAVEVLGNMRSYYPQRGEPTCLTKYYEGAPGSSRFVRRSCFFGDSSPADFSCDESPDPLVPYQSFLGCTLCSSDLCNAASSGMPSMWIALVFALLLWRTN; encoded by the exons ATGCGTCTGTTTGTCTCCtcctctctgtggctgctcgtCACGCTGGTCAGCACAG CTCTAGCGATTACCTGCTTCGAATGCGATTCCGTTAACGACGCCGGGTGTGGGGAGATTTTCTCGGGCGATGACATAGCCAAGACGGATTGTAATGCCGTTGAAGTCCTCGGCAACATGCGATCGTATTACCCACAAAGAGGCGAGCCCACTTGCCTGACCAAGTACTATGAGGGtg cgCCTGGAAGCTCCCGTTTCGTGCGACGTTCTTGCTTCTTTGGCGACTCCTCGCCGGCGGATTTCAGCTGCGACGAGTCGCCGGATCCATTGGTGCCGTATCAGAGTTTCCTTGGCTGCACGCTCTGCAGCAGCGATCTATGTAATGCAGCGAGCAGTGGCATGCCCTCTATGTGGATTGCTTTGgtctttgctttacttttgtgGCGCACAAACTAA
- the LOC117902486 gene encoding uncharacterized protein LOC117902486 isoform X1 — translation MRLFVSSSLWLLVTLVSTGECRSLFLPLLLLILLFDTHIHACRHRQPSPVALAITCFECDSVNDAGCGEIFSGDDIAKTDCNAVEVLGNMRSYYPQRGEPTCLTKYYEGAPGSSRFVRRSCFFGDSSPADFSCDESPDPLVPYQSFLGCTLCSSDLCNAASSGMPSMWIALVFALLLWRTN, via the exons ATGCGTCTGTTTGTCTCCtcctctctgtggctgctcgtCACGCTGGTCAGCACAGGTGAATGTCGCTCCCTcttcctccccctcctccttcTTATTCTCCTCTTTGACACACATATTCACGCATGTCGTCATCGTCAACCCTCCCCCGTAGCTCTAGCGATTACCTGCTTCGAATGCGATTCCGTTAACGACGCCGGGTGTGGGGAGATTTTCTCGGGCGATGACATAGCCAAGACGGATTGTAATGCCGTTGAAGTCCTCGGCAACATGCGATCGTATTACCCACAAAGAGGCGAGCCCACTTGCCTGACCAAGTACTATGAGGGtg cgCCTGGAAGCTCCCGTTTCGTGCGACGTTCTTGCTTCTTTGGCGACTCCTCGCCGGCGGATTTCAGCTGCGACGAGTCGCCGGATCCATTGGTGCCGTATCAGAGTTTCCTTGGCTGCACGCTCTGCAGCAGCGATCTATGTAATGCAGCGAGCAGTGGCATGCCCTCTATGTGGATTGCTTTGgtctttgctttacttttgtgGCGCACAAACTAA